CCTCCCCACAGGCTCTGCTGACCCCGGAGGATGCGGTTCTGTCAGATGAGCTGAACCACGCCTCCATCATTGACGGCATCCGACTGTGCAAGGCCCACAAGTACCGGTACCGCCACCTGGACATGGCTGACCTGGAAGCTAAGCTGAAGGAGGCTCAGGTGTGGGGAGGCCCTGGGGCTCCAGAGAAAGGCCTACATTTCCCTGCTCAAGGAAATCAAGCTTGGAGGGATTCCCTCTTCACAAAGAGCCAGAAGAGCAGAGGGAGCATTTTTGACTTCCTCATCCCTTATACCCAAGACTGTGCTATAGCTCCTTGTTACCTGAGATCAGGTAGCACCTTTTAAGCAGAAGGTGTATGGGTGTGTCTAGGACCTGTCCCCACTCCAGCGCTCTCTTGAGGTCTGAGCCCTTTCTCAGAGACAGGGCTAAAGTGGCTAGGCCTAGGAGAGATGGGCAAGGCCAGGATCCAGCCTCAAGGCTGTAGAAGAGCAGGTGGTTCGGTACTACTACCTATCACCTGCTCTTCTCTCCCACAGAAGCACAGGCTGCGCCTGGTGGCCACAGATGGAGCCTTCTCCATGGACGGGGACATCGCTCCCCTACAGGAGATCTGCCGCCTTGCTGCTCAATACGATGCCCTGGTCTTTGTGGATGAATGCCACGCCACTGGCTTTCTTGGGCCCACTGGACGGTGGGAACATTTGAGGCCTGGGTGGGGGCTTCTGAAGGTGGGTGGGAAGTCAGGAGGCTAGTGACAGCAGTGGTGGCTTTCTTTGCAGGGGCACGGATGAGCTGCTGGGCGTAATGGACCAGGTCACCATCATCAACTCCACTCTGGGGAAGGCGCTGGGCGGAGCGTCAGGTGCCTACAGAATCCTACCTATGGGGTCTCCTTCCCTACATGCAGGGCCTGCCTTGTAGGTGTAGAGAAGGTGGGAACAGGAATCGGAAAGGAAGACGGTATGAACTATAGGCAGAGTTTCAGGCAGTTCGTGGTCCCTCTtcagctttcttttattttttttttctgtttttcaggaGGCTATACCACAGGGCCTGAGCCGCTGGTCTCCCTGCTACGGCAGCGTTCTCGGCCCTACCTCTTCTCCAACAGCCTGCCCCCTCCTGTTGTTGGCTGTGCTTCTAAGGCCCTGGACTTGCTCATGGAGAGTAATGCCATCGTCCAGTCTATGGCTGCCAAGACTCGGCGGTATGGTGCCTGCAGGGGTGGatcagagagggagagatggtaGCCACAcacccttctgcctcctcctgcccacctccctcttttccttcctagcCCCTCTGCCACAGCATCCTCCTTCAGTCTCCAGTGCCCTTTCGTCACGCCTACTTTCCCACCTCCCTTTGTCCTTCCAGCCCCTGCCTGAGCCCCACCTGCTCTTTGggcctgtacttctgtctcttttttccttcctcttacaGGTGGGCATAGATCCTGAGCCTCTTCCTCAGGCTCCATGGCCTTTAGCTACCTGTAACACTCAACTATGTCCCCAGGTTCCGCAGTAAGATGGAAGCCGCTGGCTTCACTATCTCAGGAGCTGATCACCCCATCTGCCCTGTGATGCTGGGCGATGCCCGGTTGTCTTCTCAAATGGCGGATGACATGTTAAAGAAAGGTAAGAGGATTGGGTCCAGAGTGGCCTCAGAGAAAAGAACACCTGTAAACTCTAGCTCCTCCCTACACCCACGTCCTGGTCCTGCTCCTTGCTACCCACACCTCCTTAGATCAACCATCTTCCCACTTAACAAACCACAGGCTAGGAGGTGGTCCCATGCCTGTCAGCTTGGGTGTCCCTTTTTCTTGTGGGTGGTCCATGGGACAGTAGGCTCTTATATGTCATAGCTCCAAAGCCTGTCTGCCTCTGGTGTACCCTTGTTATTTTCCCAGGTATCTTTGTCATCGGATTTAGCTACCCTGTGGTCCCCAAGGGCAAGGCCCGGATCCGGGTACAGATCTCAGCTgtacacagtgaggaggacattgaCCGCTGTGTGGAGGCCTTCGTGGAGGTGGGCCGGCTGCGTGGGGCTCTGCCCTAAGCTCTGGATAGGGACCTGCAAAGCTAGTGTTCCTCCACTGCCAGTGACATAGGGCTTTTCTGGTCAGCCCAGACTGGAGGCTCGGACTCAACCCAGCCTTCTAGAACCTGGTTGAAAATTGGCCTGTATTTGTGGTTGGAGAGACAACAATGTGGAAATTGGCTGTGACACTTCAGTCTGCTTTATTCTTTCTGGGTTGGCCCAGTCCTCAGACTAACTGAAGAGTCAGGCAGGAGCTGGATCTCTGAGGGTAGTCCCCAGCATGCTTGGGATGCTGTGTCTGGGAGCCGCCATTTTGTACAGCCGTGTTCTGTGCTGCTGTGCAGGGCACTGGAGAACCAGCCCTGTGAACCCTTTCCACAGTTTAACCTTGGTGGGCACCTTGTCTCCTGTGCCCTATCCGAGGGACAAAATGTAACTGCTGAATAAGAATTGTTCCTGGACCTGTGTttgcgaggagaggacagagaggttCAGGccccagaaagaagaaagcaagtcACCACTGAAAGACATCGAACTCTTGTTTTTTAGAGCTTTGCCCTTAACTCCGTGGCCTTAGGCCCCTGTGCAGGTCCCAGTTCCCCCCATTTAGAGAGTTGATGTTCCacacctttctgtctctggttcCAAAGTCGATAGTCTGTTGGTCAGCCGCCAGGGGGCGCAGCGCACTCAGGCTGCAGCCGCTGGCTGCCCCGCCTCTTCGAGCTGGGGGCCTTGGACCAGGCTGTTGGGCAGCCCTCGGGCAAGGCCAGAAGGGCTGGTTTGCTGCTGCGAAGGCCTGATCTTCGTCCTCCTACCCACAGCTAGCGCACCTGCTCCATTACGGTAGTTGTGGCCTCCCTCCCACGTTGCTGACCTTGTTTTGCTGTGGGAAGAGAGGGGTGGAATCTCCGGCTCAGCCTCACAGGCTTATGAATGCAGCTGGAAGGCTCAGTGTGGTGGTGTGGCCTTGGGAAGCTCCTTAGCTTTCTTGAAGTAGAACTGAGGGCAAATGGCACTttcattaaaacaataacaaccaaaaaaaaaaaaaaaaaaaaaaatcaaaaaacaggAAGAGAGGCCAGCACCTCTACCTCCAGCTCACCTGCCTGGTACCAGAACAGCTTGGGAGGGACAGAGCAAGCTCCAACCTAACCTTGCAGATTCTTAAGCTGGGGTTCCTGGAATCCTCTTTTGCAATCCAGTAGTGCTGAAAGGCTTGCAGCCTGGCAGGAGGCAGGTGGGGCTACGtttgttatgaaatataaagCGATCGTGGTGGCAGTTAGGGAGTCCCCAGTGGGCCCATACCAAGGTGTCCCCCTGAGAAATCACACCACATGACAGACCTGATACAAGAAAATTTATTGTGGGGAAAGGGAGCAGAGACTCAGATAAGGGGTAGAGTCATAGAAACGGGgcacagaaggagaaagaggctggccaggaacacgtggaaagagagaaaaatagggTGGGAGATAGAGAGAAGGAAGGGCTGGGGTGGTGAGCAGTCCTCCCTATACCCTGCTGCATGTGGCAGGTGCTGATGCAAGCCGTTGCTAGGTCACTGTTGGGAGGAGCCTAGGAACTGTAAGCCTATGACGTCAAGAGCAGAAACACCTGCAGGCCATCACCAGCAGGTTGTGCACCTGATGCCAGGTACCCCAGCAACAACTTGTGTGTGTCCTGTGCAGGCTGACAGCTCATGCCCGGGGACCAAGAGCAGCCATTGGGTGACGTGTGTGTGGCATACACAGCCAGGTCCAGAACCCCAGGCCTGGGCCCACCCACGCCTATGTGAGGCTGCCATCCAACGGCACAGCAGGAGAGCCACCTCCTGCAGCTCTCAGGCACTGCTGATGGCAGCGTTTGTCAGG
The window above is part of the Arvicanthis niloticus isolate mArvNil1 chromosome 13, mArvNil1.pat.X, whole genome shotgun sequence genome. Proteins encoded here:
- the Gcat gene encoding 2-amino-3-ketobutyrate coenzyme A ligase, mitochondrial, with the protein product MWASFMWRAAQSPGRRAHSALAQLRCILDGELEGIRGAGTWKSERVITSRQGPCIRVDGISGGLLNFCANNYLGLSSHPEVIQAGLQALEEFGAGLSSTRFICGTQSIHKNLEAKIARFHRREDAILYPSCFDANAGLFEALLTPEDAVLSDELNHASIIDGIRLCKAHKYRYRHLDMADLEAKLKEAQKHRLRLVATDGAFSMDGDIAPLQEICRLAAQYDALVFVDECHATGFLGPTGRGTDELLGVMDQVTIINSTLGKALGGASGGYTTGPEPLVSLLRQRSRPYLFSNSLPPPVVGCASKALDLLMESNAIVQSMAAKTRRFRSKMEAAGFTISGADHPICPVMLGDARLSSQMADDMLKKGIFVIGFSYPVVPKGKARIRVQISAVHSEEDIDRCVEAFVEVGRLRGALP